The genomic region CGAGAAGTTCGAGACCGGGGCCTCCATGCGCGAGACGTGGAAGTCCAGAAGCGCCATCGTGTCGCGCGCCGCGTCCGACATCTTCTTGCGGTCCAGCACCGGCAGGAAGCCGAACTTGCGCTTCATCGGCTCGCGCCCGAGGAAGATGTTGCCGCCGATCGACAGATTGTCGGCCAGAGCCAGGTCCTGGTAGATCGTTTCGATGCCGCTGTCGCGCGCCTCCTGCGGGGTCGAGAAGTGGACCGGCTTACCCTCCAGCCGGATCTCGCCCGCCGTCGGCTTGAAGACGCCCGAGATCGCCTTGATCAGCGTCGTCTTGCCGGCTCCGTTGTCGCCGGCGAGAGCCACGACCTCGCCGGGGGCGATGGTCATGGAGAAGTCGTTCAAGGCCCGCACCGCGCCGAAATGCTTCGACAGATTCTTGATTTCGAGAATGGGCTCGGCGGCTCTACTCATCGATGCGTCCTCCGCTGAACCGGCGCTGCGCCTGGTCGATCAGAACCGAGATGATGATGACGATGCCCACGCTGATGAACTGCCAGAAGGGTTCGACATTCACGAAGACGAGGCCGTACTGGATCACGGCGATCACGAAGGCGCCGGCGACCGTTCCAAGGATCGTGCCCGATCCGCCGAAGAGGCTGGCGCCGCCGATCACGACCGCGGCCACGCAGTCGAGCAACAGCGGCTCGCCGGCCTGCGCCGCGCCGGCGTTGAAGCGCGCGGAGTAGACGACGCCCGCCAGCCCCGCGCAGAAGGCCGAGAGCATATAAAGGCGCAGAAGATGCGACTTCACGTCGATGCCGGAGCGGCGGGCCGCCTGAACATTGGCGCCGATGGCGTAATTGTGCTGGCCGAAGCGCGTCTGGCTGAGAATATAGTGCATCACCAGAACGAAGGCGGCGGTGATCAGGATGATGTAGGGCACGCCCAAGATGCGCCCGTTGCCGATCGTGGCGAAGAAGGAATTGCTGATCGGAACCGTGGTGCCGCCGGCCAGAAGGAAGGCGACGCCGCGCGCCACGCCGAACATGCCGAGCGTGCCGATGAACGGGGGAACCCGCAGGCGCGAGACCAGAAGCCCGTTGATGAAGCCGGGAATGCCGGCGACGAGCACGGCCACCAGCGTTCCCACGAGAACGCCCATCGGCAGGCCGAGGCCGGGCGTGGCATAGTTGATGACATGCGCCGCCACCACGGCGGCGAGGCCCATGATGAAGCCGAGCGAAAGGTCGATGCCGCCCGAGATGATGACGAAGGTCTGGCCCGTGGCCAGGATCAGCGGCGCGACGGCGAAGATCGCGATCGACTGGATGTTGAAGGAATTGAAGATGAAGGTGCCGCCGAACTCGGCCCGCGCCCAGGCTTCGAAGCCGAGCGCCAGCGCCAGAAGAAAGAGCCAGGCGCGAAGGTCGGCGATGCGCTGAAGAAGCGTCTTGGCCTTATCGGCGTGGTCGGCCTCCGGCTTCACATGGGGGGCGGAGGCAAGGCCCGGCGCCGGAGTGGGAGACGGGCCGGGAAGCGGCGCGTCCGTCGCGGATGCTGTCATGGTGTCACCTTGCCCGGCGGCGGTTCCGCCTCTCGTGGCTGAAAAGGTCGAGATGGGAAGAGAGAAGAGGCCGGCCCCGCCTCTCGCGGGCGCCGGGCCGGCCTTGCCCCGTTATTCGGAGTAGACGTATTTGGCGACGTTCGGATCAGAGACGTTCGCCTTGTCGATCACCGTGAAGCCGGTGCCGATCGTGGTAGGAATCGACTGGCCGGTGAGATGGGCATAGGCGGAAACGACGCCGTAATAGCCGATCTCGGCCGGGTGCTGGGCGATCGCGGCGTCCACGAGGCCGGACTGGATGTTGCCGACGATCGAGCCCGGCGCGTCGAAGGCGACGACCTTGACGTTGCCGGTCTGGCCGGCCTGCTGCACGCCGTTGCCCGCGCCGATGGCCGAGAAGAGATTGGCGCCGAACACGCCCTTGAGGTCCGAGTTGCGGGCGTAGACCGCCTGCAGCTGGCTCGCCGCCTTGTTGGCGTCGTTCTCGTTGAACTGCGTGTCGAGAACAGTGATCTTGGGGAAGTTCTCCTTCATCTCCGCCTTGAAGCCGGCTTCGCGCTGGTCGGTGGTGGAGATGCCGGGCTTGACGTTGGAGACATAGACCTTGCCGCCCGCATCGCCGATCGCCTTGGCAAGCGCGCGTGCCGCCATGCGGCCGCCGAGCACGTTGTCCGAGGCGATGTAGGAAAGCGGGAAGTCGGCGTCGCCCGAGCCGGTCTGGTACTGGCCGGTGCCGATGAACGTGTCGACGGTGATCACCGCGATGCCGGCGTCCTGCGCCTTGCGCAGCGGCTCGACCAGCTGGGTCTTGTCGGTCGGCGCGATCAGGATGGCGTCCGGCTTGCGCGCGATGGTCGCGTCGAGCACCGGCACCTGGACCACGGGGTTGAACTCCGGCCCGCCCTGGAACACGAGGGTCACGCCCAGCGCGTCGGCGGCGGCCTGCGCGCCCTTGCGCATCGTGATGTAGAAGGCGTCCGTGGTGAGGCCCGGAATCAGGGCCACGGTGTATTTCTTGTCCTGCGCATGGCCGGGGCCGGCGGACAGGCCGATGGATGCGGCCACGGCAAAGCCGGCCGCCGCCTTCAGGATCGAACGACGCTGCATGTTTTTCCTCCCTGGGATGAGCCAAGGGTTCCCGACATGCGCTCCCACACATGTTCCGATCGGGGTCCGGCCCGGATGTCTCATCCGCTCGCCGGCAGCTCACCTGTGC from Aureimonas sp. AU20 harbors:
- a CDS encoding ABC transporter permease subunit, giving the protein MTASATDAPLPGPSPTPAPGLASAPHVKPEADHADKAKTLLQRIADLRAWLFLLALALGFEAWARAEFGGTFIFNSFNIQSIAIFAVAPLILATGQTFVIISGGIDLSLGFIMGLAAVVAAHVINYATPGLGLPMGVLVGTLVAVLVAGIPGFINGLLVSRLRVPPFIGTLGMFGVARGVAFLLAGGTTVPISNSFFATIGNGRILGVPYIILITAAFVLVMHYILSQTRFGQHNYAIGANVQAARRSGIDVKSHLLRLYMLSAFCAGLAGVVYSARFNAGAAQAGEPLLLDCVAAVVIGGASLFGGSGTILGTVAGAFVIAVIQYGLVFVNVEPFWQFISVGIVIIISVLIDQAQRRFSGGRIDE
- a CDS encoding ATP-binding cassette domain-containing protein, with protein sequence MSRAAEPILEIKNLSKHFGAVRALNDFSMTIAPGEVVALAGDNGAGKTTLIKAISGVFKPTAGEIRLEGKPVHFSTPQEARDSGIETIYQDLALADNLSIGGNIFLGREPMKRKFGFLPVLDRKKMSDAARDTMALLDFHVSRMEAPVSNFSGGQRQAVAIGRAVYWNARLLIMDEPTAALGVPEQRKVISLIHQLKAQGRGVIFISHNLQDIFAVSDRIVVLRRGVLAGERRIADTTHDEVVKLMVGG
- a CDS encoding ABC transporter substrate-binding protein; the protein is MQRRSILKAAAGFAVAASIGLSAGPGHAQDKKYTVALIPGLTTDAFYITMRKGAQAAADALGVTLVFQGGPEFNPVVQVPVLDATIARKPDAILIAPTDKTQLVEPLRKAQDAGIAVITVDTFIGTGQYQTGSGDADFPLSYIASDNVLGGRMAARALAKAIGDAGGKVYVSNVKPGISTTDQREAGFKAEMKENFPKITVLDTQFNENDANKAASQLQAVYARNSDLKGVFGANLFSAIGAGNGVQQAGQTGNVKVVAFDAPGSIVGNIQSGLVDAAIAQHPAEIGYYGVVSAYAHLTGQSIPTTIGTGFTVIDKANVSDPNVAKYVYSE